A genome region from Planifilum fulgidum includes the following:
- a CDS encoding D-arabinono-1,4-lactone oxidase: MFSVRRREWKNWSGSARFRPKRILYPASVEEVAGIIRQAADENKSIRVVGSGHSFTPLVETNGILLSLDRFRGLEAVDKERRLVTVRAGTKLKELGELLHGHGLAQENLGDINAQSIAGAISTGTHGTGTDFGILSTQVAALTLVNARGEVVECSPDRNPQLFKAAQVSLGALGVIVRVTLRVLPRYRLHYRSGRMPLEDCLNRLDRYRREHRHFEFYWFPHTDLVQVKFMDETDRAASAGGLWSRFSKLFLENGAFWLLSETARRFPRLCPSISRLSARGVPTVEEVGDSHRLFATPRLVRFNEMEYALPAEKLPEAVREIRETIRRRRFAVHFPIECRYVKGDDIWLSPAYGRDTAFIAVHMYRGMPHEAYFSAMEAIFRRHGGRPHWGKMHSLTAEELSRLYPRWNDFCRIRDEQDPEGRFLNAHLRALFGVPSRQAVESATR, translated from the coding sequence GTGTTTTCTGTGAGGCGGAGAGAGTGGAAAAACTGGTCCGGTTCCGCCCGCTTTCGGCCGAAGCGCATCCTTTATCCGGCTTCCGTGGAGGAGGTGGCCGGGATCATCCGGCAGGCCGCCGACGAAAACAAATCGATCCGCGTCGTCGGTTCGGGCCATTCCTTCACGCCCCTAGTCGAAACAAACGGCATCCTTCTCTCCCTCGACCGGTTTCGCGGTTTGGAAGCGGTGGACAAAGAGCGCCGGCTCGTCACGGTCCGGGCCGGAACCAAACTGAAGGAGCTGGGGGAGCTCCTCCACGGGCACGGCTTGGCCCAGGAAAACCTGGGGGACATCAATGCCCAGTCCATCGCGGGGGCGATCAGCACCGGCACCCACGGCACCGGGACGGACTTCGGCATTCTGTCCACACAGGTGGCCGCCCTCACCCTCGTCAACGCAAGGGGGGAGGTGGTCGAATGCTCCCCGGACCGAAATCCGCAGCTGTTCAAGGCGGCGCAGGTTTCCCTCGGCGCCCTGGGGGTGATCGTCCGCGTCACGCTGCGGGTGCTTCCCCGGTACCGGCTCCATTACCGGAGCGGACGGATGCCCCTCGAGGACTGCCTGAACCGCCTGGACCGCTACCGCCGCGAACACCGCCACTTCGAATTTTACTGGTTTCCCCACACGGATCTCGTCCAGGTGAAATTCATGGATGAAACCGATCGGGCGGCCTCCGCCGGCGGACTCTGGAGCCGCTTCAGCAAACTTTTCCTCGAAAACGGCGCCTTTTGGCTCCTTTCGGAGACCGCCCGCCGCTTTCCCCGGTTGTGCCCCTCCATCAGCCGCCTGTCCGCCCGGGGAGTGCCCACGGTGGAAGAGGTGGGGGACAGCCACCGGCTGTTCGCGACGCCCCGCCTGGTCCGCTTCAACGAGATGGAGTACGCCCTTCCGGCGGAGAAGCTGCCGGAGGCTGTGCGGGAGATCCGGGAAACCATCCGGCGCCGCCGGTTTGCCGTCCATTTCCCCATCGAGTGCCGGTACGTCAAGGGGGACGACATCTGGCTCAGTCCCGCCTATGGCCGGGACACGGCCTTCATCGCGGTGCACATGTACCGGGGAATGCCCCATGAAGCCTATTTCTCCGCGATGGAGGCGATCTTCCGCCGCCACGGGGGCCGCCCCCACTGGGGCAAGATGCACTCGCTGACCGCCGAGGAGCTGAGCCGCCTCTATCCCCGGTGGAACGATTTTTGCCGGATCCGCGACGAGCAGGATCCCGAGGGACGCTTCCTCAACGCCCACCTGCGTGCCCTGTTCGGCGTGCCTTCCAGGCAGGCGGTGGAGTCCGCGACGCGATAG
- a CDS encoding amino acid deaminase/aldolase: MIKRDYETYRRAFEGVPKPFAYLDLDLLSENIRSIAEKCGDKTLRLASKSLRSVRVIQFVLQASDRFRGVMCFTVPEALYLAEQGLDDLLVGYPAWEPEHLRQAARKIADGRRITLMADSAEHIDHLEAIARETGVRIPVCLDIDMSVSYPGLHFGVRRSPLRTKEETLALARRIASSPHLLLDGLMGYEAQIAGVGDRYPGAWARNLLVRLLKRHSVRVVAERRAEMVQAVRELGIPLRFVNGGGTGSLATTARDPSVTEVTVGSGLYAPVLFDYYRDFRYQPAAGFAIEIVRRPRPGVYTCAGGGYVASGAAGRDKLPMPYLPEGTRLLPLEGAGEVQTPVRYEGPVALNLGDPVFLRHAKAGELCERFDRLHLFSEGRIVGEATTYRGDGRCFL; the protein is encoded by the coding sequence ATGATCAAACGGGATTACGAGACCTACCGCCGCGCCTTTGAAGGCGTCCCCAAACCCTTTGCCTATCTCGACCTGGATCTCCTTTCGGAAAACATCCGCAGCATCGCCGAAAAGTGCGGCGATAAAACTCTCCGCCTCGCCAGCAAATCCCTGCGAAGCGTCCGGGTGATCCAGTTCGTGCTCCAAGCCTCCGACCGCTTCCGGGGCGTCATGTGTTTCACCGTCCCCGAAGCGCTGTATCTCGCCGAACAGGGACTGGACGATCTGCTCGTCGGTTATCCCGCCTGGGAGCCGGAGCACCTCCGGCAGGCGGCGCGCAAGATCGCGGACGGCCGCCGGATCACCCTGATGGCGGACTCGGCGGAGCATATCGACCACCTGGAGGCGATCGCCCGGGAAACGGGGGTGCGCATCCCCGTCTGCCTGGACATCGACATGTCCGTCTCCTACCCCGGCCTCCACTTCGGCGTCCGGCGATCCCCCCTCCGGACCAAGGAGGAGACGCTGGCGCTGGCCCGCCGCATCGCCTCTTCACCCCATCTCCTGCTGGACGGGCTGATGGGTTACGAGGCTCAGATCGCCGGGGTGGGCGACCGCTATCCGGGCGCTTGGGCCAGAAATCTCCTTGTCCGCCTGCTCAAACGGCACTCCGTCCGGGTCGTGGCGGAGCGGCGGGCGGAAATGGTTCAGGCCGTCCGCGAGCTGGGAATCCCCCTCCGCTTCGTCAACGGAGGCGGGACGGGAAGCCTCGCCACCACCGCCCGGGACCCGTCGGTGACGGAGGTGACCGTGGGGTCGGGACTTTATGCTCCGGTCTTGTTCGATTATTACCGGGATTTCCGGTACCAGCCCGCCGCGGGTTTCGCCATCGAGATCGTCCGCAGGCCCCGTCCCGGCGTCTACACCTGCGCGGGAGGCGGTTACGTGGCCTCCGGCGCCGCCGGCCGCGACAAACTGCCGATGCCTTACCTGCCGGAGGGAACCCGCCTGCTCCCGCTGGAAGGCGCCGGCGAGGTCCAGACGCCCGTCCGCTACGAGGGACCGGTTGCCCTGAATCTGGGGGATCCGGTCTTCCTGCGCCACGCCAAGGCCGGGGAATTGTGCGAGCGCTTCGACCGGCTCCACCTGTTTTCGGAGGGACGGATCGTCGGGGAAGCCACCACGTACCGCGGAGACGGGAGGTGTTTTCTGTGA